In the Geobacter sp. FeAm09 genome, one interval contains:
- a CDS encoding class I SAM-dependent methyltransferase, with product MADTFHIIEKALQQAITLNRSEAGEACRSLRQAPPSRPEANYNLGIMAIGVGEPDGTLLFLQNTLEANPTYRYHWLSYAEALLAAGRVQDAELALELGMRHGLSGAAAEALMARIADERRTSAAPPRHLRQRRGTNSRHPEPAGAKKAKHTESEASRLFGQAVAHHQRGRLAEAERLYRQALSLDAGHADSLNMLGIIAHQRGYLEVAIEMIGKAISLNEEVAEFHFNLGMLLSHQGRLEEAVVRYEHALAMKPEYPEALYNLGNALVGLGRLGEAVAAYEHAIAVRPEFPEALSSLGNALQGQGRLGEAIVSYEQALAIWPNFPEALSSLGNALMDNGSFDGAAVCYQQALAIRPDNPEAPCRLGSALCAQDKIEQAMKAALYALRIEEGPASRLLFCDCLKAAGPELYRSGQLELVYGLAVRAVTEAWVRPKDLACPCLSLALARNEALQRLMSRALEVWPGRFAAAVEPETWAALAGDPLLLCLLKATAIPQAECERLLACLRSAMLAAVEAAPAGEGDLVACFSALAQHCFITEYVFALPPEENERAGRLRDEVAAALAAEREVAPLALMAVAAYFPLHTLPRAGTLLCGEWPAEVREVLRQQIEEPGEEARLRDAIPRLTPIEEPLSAAVRAQYEQNPYPRWVREPASSEMSSLDACLHREFPLAPFDNQEQNGEMYILVAGCGTGQHPIQTARRFPRSRILAIDLSLSSLAYAARKSREAGITNIEYAQADMMHLGDLGRSFDVIEAVGSLMCLESPLDGWKLLLSLLRPGGFMRIGLYSELARECVVAARGHIAAQGYQGSQAEDIRRCRQEIMAQGADGPLARLLSLGDFYTTSECRDLLFHVQEARHTIPQIKENLMELGLTFIGFSLEPGVVRKYRSRFPEDYSRTSLDFWDLFEHEHPEVFTGLYQFWVQKNR from the coding sequence ATGGCCGACACCTTCCACATCATTGAAAAGGCCCTGCAGCAGGCGATCACGCTCAACCGGTCCGAAGCCGGGGAAGCGTGCCGTTCCCTCCGGCAGGCACCGCCCAGCCGCCCGGAGGCCAACTACAACCTCGGCATTATGGCGATCGGGGTCGGCGAACCGGATGGCACGCTCCTGTTTCTGCAAAACACCCTGGAAGCCAACCCGACGTACCGTTACCACTGGCTCTCCTATGCCGAGGCGCTGCTGGCCGCCGGCAGGGTGCAGGACGCCGAATTGGCCCTGGAACTGGGCATGCGGCATGGCCTCTCGGGAGCGGCGGCCGAGGCGCTCATGGCGAGGATCGCCGACGAGCGCCGGACCAGCGCCGCGCCGCCGCGGCATCTCCGGCAACGGCGCGGCACGAACTCCCGGCACCCGGAGCCCGCGGGAGCGAAGAAAGCCAAACATACCGAAAGCGAAGCGTCCAGGCTTTTCGGACAGGCCGTCGCGCACCACCAGCGCGGCCGCCTGGCCGAGGCCGAAAGGCTCTATCGCCAGGCCCTGTCCCTGGATGCCGGCCATGCCGACAGCCTCAACATGCTCGGCATCATCGCCCACCAGCGAGGCTACCTGGAAGTGGCCATCGAGATGATCGGCAAGGCAATCTCCCTGAACGAGGAAGTGGCCGAATTCCATTTCAATCTTGGCATGCTCCTCAGCCACCAGGGACGACTCGAAGAAGCCGTGGTCCGTTACGAACATGCCCTCGCCATGAAACCTGAGTACCCGGAGGCGCTGTACAACCTGGGCAACGCCCTGGTGGGCCTGGGGCGGCTGGGCGAGGCCGTTGCCGCCTACGAACATGCCATCGCCGTCCGGCCAGAGTTCCCCGAGGCCCTCTCCAGTCTGGGCAACGCCCTTCAGGGCCAGGGCAGGCTGGGCGAGGCCATTGTCAGCTACGAACAGGCACTGGCGATCTGGCCGAACTTCCCCGAGGCCCTCTCCAGCCTGGGCAACGCCCTCATGGACAACGGGAGCTTCGACGGGGCCGCCGTGTGCTACCAGCAGGCCCTCGCCATCAGGCCGGACAACCCGGAAGCGCCATGCCGGCTCGGCAGCGCATTGTGCGCCCAGGACAAGATCGAGCAGGCAATGAAAGCGGCCCTGTATGCGCTGAGGATCGAGGAGGGCCCTGCCAGCCGTCTGCTGTTCTGCGACTGCCTTAAGGCTGCCGGCCCGGAGCTGTACCGCTCCGGCCAGCTCGAACTGGTCTACGGCCTGGCCGTGCGTGCCGTCACCGAAGCCTGGGTCCGGCCGAAGGACCTGGCGTGCCCCTGCCTGTCCCTGGCGCTGGCGCGGAACGAGGCGCTGCAACGCCTCATGTCCCGGGCGCTCGAGGTGTGGCCCGGGCGCTTTGCCGCTGCCGTGGAACCGGAGACCTGGGCAGCGCTCGCCGGCGACCCCCTGCTGCTCTGCCTGCTGAAAGCCACGGCGATCCCGCAGGCGGAGTGCGAACGGCTCCTGGCCTGCCTGCGCTCCGCCATGCTGGCGGCGGTCGAAGCGGCGCCAGCCGGGGAGGGGGACCTTGTGGCCTGCTTCAGCGCCCTGGCCCAGCACTGCTTCATCACCGAATACGTGTTCGCGCTGCCCCCCGAGGAAAACGAACGGGCCGGGCGCCTGCGGGACGAGGTGGCGGCGGCGCTGGCGGCGGAAAGGGAGGTTGCCCCGCTGGCGCTTATGGCCGTTGCCGCCTATTTCCCGCTGCACACCCTTCCCCGGGCCGGGACGCTTTTGTGCGGCGAGTGGCCTGCCGAGGTCCGTGAGGTGCTCCGGCAGCAGATCGAAGAGCCCGGAGAAGAGGCGCGCCTGCGGGACGCCATCCCCCGGCTGACGCCGATAGAAGAACCCCTCTCCGCGGCGGTGCGGGCGCAGTACGAGCAGAACCCCTATCCGCGCTGGGTCCGGGAACCGGCATCTTCGGAGATGTCCTCCCTGGACGCCTGCCTGCACCGGGAGTTCCCCCTGGCCCCCTTCGACAACCAGGAGCAGAACGGGGAGATGTACATCCTCGTTGCCGGCTGCGGCACGGGGCAGCACCCGATCCAGACGGCCCGCCGTTTTCCCCGGTCGCGGATCCTGGCCATCGACCTGAGCCTCTCGAGCCTGGCCTATGCGGCGCGGAAGAGCCGGGAAGCGGGCATAACGAACATCGAATACGCCCAGGCGGACATGATGCACCTGGGAGATCTCGGGCGGAGCTTCGACGTGATCGAGGCGGTGGGGAGCCTGATGTGCCTGGAATCCCCCCTTGACGGCTGGAAGCTCCTGCTTTCGCTGCTGCGCCCCGGCGGTTTCATGCGCATCGGGCTGTACAGCGAACTGGCGCGTGAGTGCGTGGTGGCCGCCCGGGGGCATATCGCTGCCCAGGGTTACCAGGGTTCTCAGGCGGAGGACATCCGCCGCTGCCGGCAGGAGATCATGGCGCAGGGAGCGGACGGCCCCCTGGCGCGCCTTCTGTCGCTGGGCGACTTCTATACCACGAGCGAATGCCGCGACCTCCTGTTCCACGTACAGGAAGCGCGGCACACGATCCCGCAGATCAAGGAGAACCTGATGGAGCTTGGGCTCACCTTCATCGGCTTTTCCCTTGAGCCCGGGGTGGTAAGGAAGTACCGGTCCCGTTTCCCTGAAGACTACTCCCGGACGAGCCTGGACTTCTGGGATCTGTTCGAGCACGAACACCCCGAAGTCTTTACCGGGCTGTACCAGTTCTGGGTCCAGAAAAACCGCTGA